The genomic region GATATTGcacagtctataaaaaaaaaaccctgaaggaGTGCCAACAATGGTGAGCAGCAACGTATTGGACATCATGCGCCTGGGAAGTGACATCAGAGACTACTCTGTGCTAAGTTATGGGAACAGAGCCAAATGCTAAAATTCATATTAGGCATTAGTGTCATCATCACATTTCTAGAACACATATTCTTCACCTTTAGAACTGGTGATGCCAACATGGAGATCAGAGCGGCCGTCATATCCCCTAGAGAAAAAAACGGAGAGAATGCGCTGGTCATCAATAAAGACACTGGAATAAAAGTACAGAAGACATTGTGGCACTTGTTTCATTTGTTTTCCTTTGCGCCTATTTAAAGTTGTCCGAGGTCGTGATACTTTAGCGTTGCTATGTAAATTTCTCAATTTGCTGTTGTGAtacatgtctttttttttctttgtctctgatttgtgggtttttgtgtgttttttgtgactttttaggtgcatgtatggaaaGCATGTGGTCAGTTGTACTTCATTTTGCACCTTAAAAGTCtctaatttgcacctaaaaagttgcaaaacaaagaGAACATCTGTCTTAGGCCCCGCCACAcataccgctaagcgtccgttcataacgcgacactagagcacagggggcggtcctcggcccgaacgcacatgcgtttccagagaaacgcatgcgatcgggccgaggacctctccctgtgcgctagcgtcgcgttatgacacctagcggtacgtgtgaccgcggcctcataaagcgacatttaggaacactgcaaaAGACACAACCACCAGCTAACTTCTTTCGACATTAGCATAGTcacaaaaatgcacctaaaaagtccccaaaaaacaGTCCCTGGACAGcattaaggccgcggtcacacgtaccgctagacgtccgttcataacgcgacgctagcgcacagggggaggtcctcggcccgaatgcacatgcgcttccctggaaacgcatgtgcgttcaggccgaggacctccccctgtgcgctagcatcgcgttatgacggacgcctagcggtacgtgtcaCCGCGGCCTAAGAAGCAAACGTGGCATAGCAtggtggtgatttttttttattggaaccAGATTTACTAGGCACAGATGTGCTATGGGCGCTAATGAAGCAATGGTTAGGCTCCACCCCCTTCTGTAGTTAAATGGTGGCATAACTCATCAGAATCCAGACGATTTTGTTTGCGTCAATCCGtcttgaaacgcattacaacagctgagaggtgatttgcctaattacattactgttaacatttgcagttACAAAACGCATCTTAAACACAATTCTAACGTGTTTCAATAGTTTGttaatacatgtgttaacattgcatcaacaaatgtaaacagtaatgtaattaggcaaatcacctctcctcactgttgtaatgtgtttcaaaacgcaacgtgtgaacgtaccCTCAGGACGCATTCATGCGTTACGTTTttaattgcgtttgaaacgcattacaacagctgatgagaggtgatttgcctaattacattcctgtttaacatcgcgtttacaatgcgttttgtaagcggaaatgttaacagtgatgtaattaggcaaatggcCTCTCCTCAATCAAAACGcagcgtgtgaacgcgccctcaggccgcggtcacacgtaccgctaagtgtccatcataacgcgacgctagcgcacagggggaggtcctcggcccgaacgcacatgcgttgtttctctggaaacgcatgtgcgttcgggccgaggacctccccctgtgcgttagcgtcgcgttatgaacggacgtctagcggtacgtgtgaccgcggcctcagagTTTCTGTAGTTGCTTTCTTTCAGCTGCAATCTTCCTGCATTGAGTGTTTTCggcaccctaagggcgcgttcacacgttccgctagcgccgcgttcataacgcgacgctagcgcacagggggcggagtttggggcgatcgcatatgcgtttccagagaaacgcatgcgatcgggttatcaatcgcatgcgtttcccgggaaacgcatatgcgatcggcccgagccccgcccactgtgcgctagcgtcgcgttatgaacgcgacgatagcgcaacgtgtgaacgcgccctcagggtgaagacacacgtggcgtttttaggccgtttttgggccgtttttagttagtgcgttttcagattgttaaaaaacacagccgttttttgaaaacacatccgtttttgtccgtttttaattgcgcaaattcgaaaaaccggacaaaaacgcatgcgttttcaaaactaaaaacggcctaaaaacgccacgtgtgtcttcaccctaaggtcaACTGTGCAGCCGATGGAAATGGGCACAGAGAAATTGTGTCAGCACTGCTGTCCGGGTGGCGTCCTTGCAACTTATttctatatgatgcaaggactcccgtccaGTGCGAATGGTCCTGTTATTATGTCCTTCAGCTGGACTAAATAATTAAGATACTGTTGGGTCTGCAAGTTTTTAGCGCAGCATGTGGATGGGCTACTTTCCCTGTAAGCAGTTGCAGGTAACCAACCATTTGCTTTGTGTTTTACCTGCAGCGATGGGCCATGGGTCACAGACACGGTTATCATGACGTATATAGTGCATTGCTTTATTCTGTATAATTACAGCAGGAGTCTGCAGCTTGTTGATTATTAACTTACCCCAGAAAGCGTCCTTTTGTTGGTCTCACTACAAAAGAGCATTTTTCCCTGTGTGCGTTCACAAAAGGGTTGGGAATGCTGACAGGTGCCTTCTCCAGCTCCCAGGAGCTCACTGGGATCTGCCCACAGAGGGGGCATTGCTGAGGGACGGAGCAGCTGTAAATATCCCGGTCACAGTGAGTGAACATGACCAGGCTGGGAGCCAGAGGCTGCGGAGCCTCCGCTTCTTCCTGATCTCTGAACATGGCCATAGCAGCTGTGTGACTGTCACATGAACCAGGAAGCGGTGCGACACCTGAGCAGAGCCCCGCAGGAGGAGAAACAGTGCACCATAGCACCTGCCGCATCAGCTCTAACGTATCCATAGCAGGAGGATAAGGCCGCGTCTGTCCTGTGACTGCTATCATGTCACGAGCGCTACCTACCACTTTTTGAGTCTTCTTTTTGTTACAGGTGATATTTACAATATGAGGGTCTCCCCACCACCACATTCTTGCGTCACTCAGTTAATGGTCCGACCTGTTCTAGAAGATTCTGGGTAGAAGAACATCACAATAAAAATGATTGGACACTTTTGTGGCTTGATCTATTTTGTAACTTCAGATGTTACAGGTTAAGGAACTCAGGGGTGAACCTGCCTGaagccatatacaggcagtccccgggttacatacaagataggatctgtaggtttgttcttaagttgaatttgtatgtaaatcggaactgtatattttatcattgtaa from Engystomops pustulosus chromosome 10, aEngPut4.maternal, whole genome shotgun sequence harbors:
- the MKRN2OS gene encoding MKRN2 opposite strand protein, with translation MWWWGDPHIVNITCNKKKTQKVVGSARDMIAVTGQTRPYPPAMDTLELMRQVLWCTVSPPAGLCSGVAPLPGSCDSHTAAMAMFRDQEEAEAPQPLAPSLVMFTHCDRDIYSCSVPQQCPLCGQIPVSSWELEKAPVSIPNPFVNAHREKCSFVVRPTKGRFLGGYDGRSDLHVGITSSKGIVHHFNETGTHKDVTGWEQCVSVPLVPPDQYALIHQWDSYIEEFSRNEKWLPHRYNEKDHNCYMYALMFINSLLHLQEKKTFTKEEFTERFVLPRTRRASKYITLCHEVSQHYFYIVDHPRSDRRA